The sequence below is a genomic window from Thermodesulfobacteriota bacterium.
ATGTCCACTCGGCCACCGGTGAGAGCCCCGGCGGCGCCATTGATATCGAGGCAGACCGCCTGAAGATCACCGGTGGTGGCATCGTCCAAGCATGGGCCGTCGGACAAGGAGACGGCGGTGACGTGGTCGTCCGCAGTATGGATCTGCTGGTCGCCAACGGCAGCTTCATGGCCGCCGGTACCCTCGGCGCCGGCGACTCCGGAAGTCTCGATATCGTGAGCGACAGGGTCACCGTGGACGGCCAAGGGTATGGGGCTGGGATCTTTGCCCAGGTGAATCCCGGTGCTACGGGCCAGGGCGGTGCCGTGGCGATCGACGCCCGGGATCTGCAGGTTCTGAATGGCGGCATGATCAGTGCCTCCACCTATGGGGCAGGTGATGCCGGCGGTCTTGCCATCACCGGTGACACCATCACCGTGGGCGGCCAAGGGGTTGGGGCTGGGATCTTTGCCCAGGTGAATCCCGGTGCTACGGGCCAGGGCGGTGTCGTGACGATCAACGCCGGGGATCTAGAGGTCCTGAATGGCAGCGCGATCAGTGTCTCCACCTTCGGGGCAGGTGATGCCGGCGGTCTTGCCATCACCAGTGACACGTTGACCGTGGACGGCCAGGGGAATTGGGCTGGAATCCTTGCGGGGGTGGCTTCTGGCGCTACGGGCCAGGGCGGTGCTGTGACGATCAACGTGGGGGATCTGCAGGTCCTGGATGGCGGCCAAATCGGAGCCTCCACCTTCGGGGCAGGTGATGCCGGCCGTCTTGCCATCACCAGTGACACGATCACCGTGGACGGCCAAGGGAATTTAGCTGGGATCTTTTCCCGGGTGAATACGGGCGCTACGGGCCAGGGCGGTGCTGTGACGATCAACGCCGGGGATCTGCAGCTCCTGAATGGCGGCAGAATCAGCGCCGCCACCTTCGGGGCAGGTGATGCCGGCCGTCTTGCCATCACCAGTGGCACGATCGCCGTGGACGGCCATGGGTATGGGGCTGGGATCTTTGCCCAGGTGGATACCGGCGCTACGGGCCAGGGCGGTGCCGTGACGATCGACGCCGGGGATCTGCAGGTCCGGAACGGTGGCGAAATCAGTGCCGCCACCTTTGGGGCTGGTGATGCCGGCGGCCTTTCCATCACCAGTGACACGATCACTGTAGACGGCCAAGGGTATGGGGCTGGGATCTATGCGGGGGTGGCTCCTGGCGCTACGGGCCACGGCGGTGCTGTGACGATCAGCAGCAGCGAGCTTTCGATCCGCAACGGCGGCGCGATCAGTTCTTCCACCTCTGGGGCAGGTGATGCCGGCGACCTTTCCGTCACCAGTGGCACGTTGACCGTGGACGGCGCTGAATCCGGCATCTATGCCCGGGTGCGGGAGGGGGCCACCGGCGACGGCGGGGATATCAACCTGGTGGCCGACTCCCTGACCTTGAGGAGCCAGGGCACCATCACCGCGGCCAGCCTTGCCAGCGGCAGGGCTGGCGACATCGCCATCCTCGCCACCGGCACCCTCAGTCTGCACAACGGCAGCCGGATCGTCACCTCCACCACCGATTCCGACGGCGGCGATATCACCATCCGTGCCGGCCACCTGCTCCGTCTGGAGGGCAGCGAAATCTCCACCTCGGTTGCTGGCGGCGCCGGCAACGGCGGC
It includes:
- a CDS encoding filamentous hemagglutinin N-terminal domain-containing protein; translated protein: MSPAAKTRQRATAAVLFLGAALVRTESPWAEVLTDGTMGPAAVLSGPDFAVSADLGTVRGANLFHSFTTLNLAAGESATFSGPDTIATIISRVTGGEQSLIDGRLASSIPGADLYLLNPAGVIFGPHASLDLSGSLQVSTADFLRLADQGIFFSDPSGDTILSSAAPTAFGFLDGPIGAIEAYGAELAVGDGQALSLIGGEIMLLGSTLRAPGGRIDLASVASAGEVRPAAGELSIDAAERGAVALNNSELDVDAAASGAVFIRGGRVAITGDAHVHSATGESPGGAIDIEADRLKITGGGIVQAWAVGQGDGGDVVVRSMDLLVANGSFMAAGTLGAGDSGSLDIVSDRVTVDGQGYGAGIFAQVNPGATGQGGAVAIDARDLQVLNGGMISASTYGAGDAGGLAITGDTITVGGQGVGAGIFAQVNPGATGQGGVVTINAGDLEVLNGSAISVSTFGAGDAGGLAITSDTLTVDGQGNWAGILAGVASGATGQGGAVTINVGDLQVLDGGQIGASTFGAGDAGRLAITSDTITVDGQGNLAGIFSRVNTGATGQGGAVTINAGDLQLLNGGRISAATFGAGDAGRLAITSGTIAVDGHGYGAGIFAQVDTGATGQGGAVTIDAGDLQVRNGGEISAATFGAGDAGGLSITSDTITVDGQGYGAGIYAGVAPGATGHGGAVTISSSELSIRNGGAISSSTSGAGDAGDLSVTSGTLTVDGAESGIYARVREGATGDGGDINLVADSLTLRSQGTITAASLASGRAGDIAILATGTLSLHNGSRIVTSTTDSDGGDITIRAGHLLRLEGSEISTSVAGGAGNGGNIDIDPIFTILQGSRIVANAYGGNGGNIQLVTDYLFADNSIIDASSRLGISGNVSIQTPDIDISGILADLPESGGLADLAASSCLTAGPGGASSLTFGGWGMLAPGPKALVLPVAEPAPERDSRADGRGKGGQHLRNHLERKQGEEP